Proteins found in one Phytohabitans houttuyneae genomic segment:
- a CDS encoding aspartate aminotransferase family protein: MTDDLLARHQAVLPKWMPLYYAEPIEIVSGSGCRVTDAAGRTYLDFFGGVLTTMIGYDVPEVREAVERQLRTGVAHTSTLYLIRQQVELAEKIARLSGIEDARVFFTNSGTEANEAALLVATNLRRSNQILAVRNSYHGRSYAAMGITGHRSWSASSLNPLQVAWLHSGDRLRGLLAKLDEADHIEAAVEDLREVLATQTAGDVAALIAEPIQGVGGFVSAPDGLFAAIKKVLDEHGILLISDEVQTGWGRTGEHFWGYQAHGVTPDLLTFAKGIGNGFALAGVVGRAEVMNAVSAISFSTFGGNPISTAAGNAVLDYVLDHNLQENAQRVGAILLEGLRAAAADTPVVAEVRGKGLMLAIEFVRPGTVEPDAAVAGRVFELAKEGGLLVGKGGLYGNVLRMGPPLTLSEEEAREGLAILVDAIARAGAVNG; the protein is encoded by the coding sequence ATGACCGATGACCTGCTCGCACGCCACCAGGCTGTGCTGCCCAAGTGGATGCCGCTCTACTACGCGGAGCCGATCGAGATCGTGTCCGGCTCGGGGTGCCGGGTCACCGACGCGGCCGGCCGCACCTACCTCGACTTCTTCGGCGGCGTGCTGACCACCATGATCGGGTACGACGTGCCGGAGGTGCGCGAGGCGGTCGAGCGGCAGCTGCGCACCGGCGTGGCGCACACCTCGACGCTGTACCTCATCCGGCAGCAGGTCGAGCTCGCCGAGAAGATCGCCCGGCTCTCCGGCATCGAGGACGCGCGGGTCTTCTTCACCAACTCCGGCACCGAGGCCAACGAGGCCGCGCTGCTGGTCGCCACCAACCTGCGCCGCTCCAACCAGATCCTCGCGGTGCGCAACAGCTACCACGGCCGCTCGTACGCGGCGATGGGCATCACCGGGCACCGCAGCTGGTCGGCGAGCAGCCTCAACCCGCTGCAGGTGGCCTGGCTGCACTCCGGCGACCGGCTGCGCGGCCTGCTCGCCAAGCTCGACGAGGCCGACCACATCGAGGCGGCCGTCGAGGACCTGCGCGAGGTGCTGGCGACGCAGACCGCGGGCGACGTGGCGGCCCTGATCGCGGAGCCGATCCAGGGCGTCGGCGGGTTCGTGTCGGCGCCGGACGGGCTCTTCGCGGCGATCAAGAAGGTGCTCGACGAGCACGGCATCCTGCTCATCTCCGACGAGGTGCAGACCGGCTGGGGGCGCACCGGCGAGCACTTCTGGGGGTACCAGGCGCACGGTGTCACCCCCGACCTGCTCACGTTCGCCAAGGGCATCGGCAACGGCTTCGCGCTGGCCGGCGTGGTAGGGCGGGCCGAGGTGATGAACGCGGTCTCGGCGATCTCGTTCTCCACGTTCGGCGGCAACCCGATCTCCACGGCGGCCGGCAACGCGGTGCTCGACTACGTGCTCGACCACAACCTTCAGGAGAACGCCCAGCGGGTCGGCGCCATCCTGTTGGAAGGCTTGCGCGCGGCGGCCGCCGACACCCCGGTCGTGGCCGAGGTGCGGGGCAAGGGGCTGATGCTGGCGATCGAGTTCGTGCGGCCGGGCACGGTGGAGCCGGACGCGGCGGTGGCCGGGCGCGTCTTCGAGCTGGCCAAGGAGGGCGGCCTGCTCGTGGGCAAGGGCGGCCTGTACGGCAACGTGCTCCGCATGGGCCCGCCGCTCACGCTCAGTGAGGAGGAGGCGCGGGAAGGGCTGGCCATCCTGGTGGACGCGATCGCCCGGGCGGGAGCGGTAAACGGGTAA
- the ngcE gene encoding N-acetylglucosamine/diacetylchitobiose ABC transporter substrate-binding protein, protein MNSTRRDILRRGAVAGILATPAAGLLSSCAMGGGDDDNDAADANRGDKTAENPFGVKADAPLEVVIFNGGYGEEYAKAHEAMYNEKYPNAKITHSATQEIAKTLQPRFVDGSPPDVVNNSGAAQIDMGSLVSQGALADLNELLDAPSLDIPGKKVRDTLLPGVVDVGSYDGKFHVLNISYTAYGIWYSTKLFADRGWEYPKTWDEHIALCRTIKAAGIAPWTYAGKHPRYMSWPVISTAIKLGGLDVAKNIDNLEPNAWKSDAMKQSVEAWHQIVKDGFILPGTPGLDHVQSQTEWCRGKAALISCGSWIENEQKAVTPAGFNMAIAPTPSLSSGDKLPFEAIRGTAGEPFILPAKAKNVAGGLEYFRTVLSMRGAKDFTSKVSALSVVAGAADGTTLPPGLTTVVKALEASGTNGFNWVYNNYYRKLERELVDAACGEFFSGRIGPTEFLEQCQKGADMIAQDSSLKKYKRA, encoded by the coding sequence ATGAATAGTACAAGGCGTGACATTCTCCGTCGCGGGGCTGTCGCCGGGATCCTGGCGACCCCCGCGGCTGGCCTGCTGTCGAGCTGTGCGATGGGCGGGGGCGACGACGACAACGACGCTGCCGACGCCAACCGTGGCGACAAGACCGCTGAAAACCCCTTCGGGGTCAAGGCGGACGCACCGCTGGAAGTGGTCATCTTCAACGGCGGGTACGGCGAGGAGTACGCCAAGGCTCACGAGGCCATGTACAACGAGAAGTACCCGAACGCGAAGATCACGCACTCGGCCACCCAGGAGATCGCCAAGACCCTCCAGCCCCGCTTCGTCGACGGCAGCCCGCCGGACGTGGTCAACAACTCCGGCGCCGCCCAGATCGACATGGGCAGCCTCGTGTCGCAGGGCGCGCTCGCCGACCTCAACGAGCTGCTGGACGCGCCGAGCCTCGACATCCCGGGCAAGAAGGTGCGCGACACGCTGCTGCCCGGCGTGGTCGACGTGGGCAGCTACGACGGCAAGTTCCACGTGCTGAACATCAGCTACACCGCATACGGCATCTGGTACTCGACGAAGCTTTTCGCCGACCGCGGCTGGGAGTACCCGAAGACCTGGGACGAGCACATCGCGCTGTGCCGCACCATCAAGGCGGCCGGCATCGCGCCCTGGACCTACGCCGGCAAGCACCCGCGGTACATGAGCTGGCCGGTCATCTCCACGGCCATCAAGCTCGGCGGCCTCGACGTCGCGAAGAACATCGACAACCTGGAGCCCAACGCCTGGAAGTCGGACGCGATGAAGCAGTCGGTCGAGGCGTGGCACCAGATCGTCAAGGACGGCTTCATCCTGCCCGGTACCCCCGGCCTCGACCACGTGCAGTCGCAGACCGAGTGGTGCCGCGGCAAGGCGGCGCTCATCTCCTGCGGCTCCTGGATCGAAAACGAGCAGAAGGCGGTCACCCCCGCCGGCTTCAACATGGCGATCGCGCCGACGCCGAGCCTCAGCTCCGGCGACAAGCTTCCGTTCGAGGCGATCCGCGGTACGGCGGGCGAGCCGTTCATCTTGCCGGCCAAGGCGAAAAACGTGGCCGGCGGCCTGGAGTACTTCCGGACCGTGCTGTCGATGCGCGGCGCCAAGGACTTCACCAGCAAGGTCTCGGCGCTCAGCGTGGTCGCCGGCGCGGCCGACGGCACGACCCTCCCGCCGGGCCTGACCACCGTGGTCAAGGCGCTCGAGGCGTCCGGCACCAACGGCTTCAACTGGGTTTACAACAACTACTACCGCAAGCTGGAGCGCGAGCTCGTCGACGCGGCGTGCGGGGAGTTCTTCAGCGGCCGGATCGGCCCGACCGAGTTCCTCGAGCAGTGCCAGAAGGGCGCTGACATGATCGCCCAGGACAGCTCGCTCAAGAAGTACAAGCGGGCCTGA
- a CDS encoding carbohydrate ABC transporter permease, whose product MRHGKYPLIITFLVPPLILYGVFVLSPYLQAFQISTTDWLGYSADANSVGLDNFVQLFRDDYVWNAIKNNAILLALVPVLTITLGLFFATMLNMGGRGDGPASSACGGPRRTGLCTSFPRCSPS is encoded by the coding sequence ATGCGGCACGGCAAGTACCCGCTGATCATCACGTTCCTGGTGCCGCCCCTGATCCTGTACGGCGTCTTCGTGCTCTCGCCGTACCTGCAGGCGTTCCAGATCTCCACCACCGACTGGCTCGGCTACTCGGCGGACGCCAACTCGGTGGGGTTGGACAATTTCGTCCAGCTGTTCCGCGACGACTACGTCTGGAACGCCATCAAGAACAACGCCATCCTGCTGGCCCTCGTGCCGGTACTGACGATCACGCTCGGCCTGTTCTTCGCGACCATGCTCAACATGGGCGGCCGCGGGGACGGGCCGGCGTCGTCGGCGTGCGGGGGACCGCGGCGTACCGGCTTGTGTACTTCTTTCCCCAGGTGCTCTCCGTCGTGA
- a CDS encoding carbohydrate ABC transporter permease: protein MRGTAAYRLVYFFPQVLSVVIIAVIWQQVYHPNAGLLNAALKPFGVSGPSWLGDPRTAFWCVLAVMVWANVGFYVVLFGAAMQAIPRDIYEAVLLDGASRLVTLRRITIPLLWDTVQVAWIYLAIAALDGFILVQLMTNGGPNFSSDVIGLRMYNTAFGSDTKFGYASAIGVVMFFLTLSVAVLALRASRRDRIEYS, encoded by the coding sequence GTGCGGGGGACCGCGGCGTACCGGCTTGTGTACTTCTTTCCCCAGGTGCTCTCCGTCGTGATCATCGCGGTCATCTGGCAGCAGGTGTACCACCCCAACGCCGGCCTGCTGAACGCCGCGCTCAAGCCGTTCGGCGTCAGCGGGCCGAGCTGGCTGGGCGATCCGCGCACCGCGTTCTGGTGCGTGCTGGCCGTGATGGTGTGGGCCAACGTCGGCTTCTACGTCGTGCTCTTCGGCGCGGCGATGCAGGCCATCCCGCGCGACATCTACGAGGCGGTGCTGCTCGACGGCGCCTCCCGCCTCGTCACGCTCCGCCGCATCACGATCCCGCTGCTGTGGGACACGGTGCAGGTCGCCTGGATCTACCTGGCGATCGCCGCCCTCGACGGCTTCATCCTCGTGCAGCTGATGACCAACGGCGGCCCCAACTTCTCCTCCGACGTGATCGGCCTGCGCATGTACAACACGGCCTTCGGCAGCGACACCAAGTTCGGGTACGCCTCGGCGATCGGCGTCGTGATGTTCTTCCTCACGCTGTCCGTTGCGGTGCTCGCGCTGCGCGCGTCCCGCCGCGACCGGATCGAGTACTCATGA
- a CDS encoding carbohydrate ABC transporter permease: MTAVASPETAAPSTAPSADRPLRRDWGVANVFSHGFLLLWALLTTLPLLWVVLSSFKSDDEILTDPWGLPGALRFENWERAWTEAHIGRYFLNSFVVVSGSLTLTMLFGATAAYVFARYDFRFKQVFYYLFVGGMMFPVFLALVPLFFVVRNAGLFNTWRGLILVYAAYSLPFTVFFLTAFFRTLPQAVAEAALIDGCGHFRLFFRVMLPMARPGLISVGIFNFLGQWNQFILPQVLLPNDESRYVLAQGLSALAVSQGYQGDFSGLFAGLTIAMLPVLGVYILFQRQIQSGLTAGHMK, translated from the coding sequence ATGACCGCCGTCGCCTCGCCGGAGACCGCTGCGCCCTCGACCGCGCCGTCCGCCGACCGCCCGCTGCGCCGCGACTGGGGTGTGGCAAACGTCTTCTCCCACGGCTTCCTGCTGCTGTGGGCGCTGCTGACCACGCTGCCGCTGCTGTGGGTGGTGCTGAGCTCGTTCAAGAGCGACGACGAGATCCTGACCGACCCGTGGGGCCTGCCGGGCGCGCTGCGCTTCGAAAACTGGGAGCGCGCGTGGACCGAGGCGCACATCGGGCGGTACTTCCTCAACAGCTTCGTGGTCGTCTCCGGCTCGCTGACGCTCACGATGCTGTTCGGCGCCACCGCCGCGTACGTCTTCGCCCGCTACGACTTCCGCTTCAAGCAGGTCTTCTACTACCTGTTCGTCGGCGGCATGATGTTTCCCGTCTTCCTGGCGCTGGTGCCGCTCTTCTTCGTGGTGCGCAACGCCGGCCTGTTCAACACCTGGCGCGGCCTCATCCTCGTGTACGCGGCCTACTCACTGCCGTTCACCGTCTTCTTCCTGACCGCCTTCTTCCGCACGCTGCCGCAGGCGGTCGCGGAGGCCGCCCTGATCGACGGCTGCGGCCATTTCCGGCTCTTCTTCCGGGTGATGCTGCCGATGGCCCGGCCCGGCCTGATCAGCGTGGGCATCTTCAACTTCCTCGGCCAGTGGAACCAGTTCATCCTGCCCCAGGTGCTGCTGCCCAACGACGAGTCCCGGTACGTGCTGGCGCAGGGCCTGTCCGCGCTCGCGGTCAGCCAGGGCTACCAGGGCGACTTCAGCGGCCTGTTCGCCGGCCTGACGATCGCGATGCTCCCGGTGCTCGGCGTCTACATCCTCTTCCAGCGCCAGATCCAGTCCGGCCTGACGGCGGGCCACATGAAGTAG
- a CDS encoding GNAT family N-acetyltransferase, with protein MAVTARKATAADATAMGELRWRWPTEESGYKGTDRTEWVATFAAWVVDHARTHIPFVAEVSGQVVGMAWLMLADRVPAPTHRHRRTGDVQAVYVAPEHRDSGVGAVLLEALLTEARTLGLEHVTVHSSRRAVRFYERGGFDPDPTWLRWLPA; from the coding sequence ATGGCAGTGACAGCGCGGAAGGCGACCGCGGCCGACGCGACGGCGATGGGCGAGCTGCGGTGGCGGTGGCCGACCGAAGAGTCCGGCTACAAGGGCACGGACCGGACCGAGTGGGTCGCGACGTTCGCCGCGTGGGTCGTCGACCACGCGCGGACCCACATCCCGTTCGTCGCCGAGGTGTCCGGCCAGGTGGTGGGCATGGCGTGGCTGATGCTCGCCGACCGCGTGCCGGCACCCACCCACCGCCACCGCCGCACGGGCGACGTCCAGGCCGTCTACGTGGCACCGGAGCACCGCGACAGCGGCGTCGGGGCGGTGCTGCTGGAGGCGCTGCTCACCGAGGCACGCACGCTCGGCCTCGAACACGTCACCGTCCACTCCAGCCGCCGCGCGGTCCGCTTCTACGAACGCGGTGGCTTCGACCCCGACCCCACCTGGCTCCGCTGGCTCCCCGCCTGA
- a CDS encoding BadF/BadG/BcrA/BcrD ATPase family protein: protein MSDALVIGLDIGGTSTRALVTSLAGDRVGTGTAGGGNPTSHGAVAAAAELAKALSAALGAIDPARVRAGTIGLAGVARLLADPPSRAAFDRAWADAGLTCPLNLIGDALVAYASGTASPDGSVLIAGTGAIAVTIRGFALDRVSDGHGWLLGDAGSGFWLGREAVRATLAAMDAGHPLGHLATAVVETLMPRAPPAPWRAAGRTWARCPPATRSICWYSASPAAPRSSWPSSPRWSSPHRRPATAPRPPSWTRPPACSPRASPASASPATRAPSCWPAACWSATPRWPPRSSASWPPAGPTPNAPAPPTARQPPPGSPPAPCSPRPRPPPCTPVSSPRRWTVRRGPPRRVTLLSTAERP, encoded by the coding sequence GTGTCGGACGCACTCGTGATCGGGCTGGACATCGGCGGCACGTCAACCCGCGCCCTGGTCACCTCCCTCGCCGGCGACCGGGTCGGCACCGGCACCGCGGGCGGCGGCAACCCCACATCGCACGGCGCCGTGGCGGCGGCGGCCGAGCTGGCGAAGGCACTCTCCGCGGCACTCGGCGCCATAGACCCCGCGCGGGTACGAGCCGGCACGATCGGCCTCGCCGGCGTGGCCCGCCTCCTGGCCGACCCGCCGAGCCGCGCCGCGTTCGACCGCGCGTGGGCCGACGCCGGCCTGACGTGCCCGCTCAACCTGATCGGCGACGCCCTCGTGGCCTACGCGTCCGGCACGGCCAGCCCCGACGGCTCGGTGCTGATCGCCGGCACTGGCGCCATCGCGGTCACCATCCGCGGCTTCGCCCTCGACCGCGTCTCCGACGGGCACGGCTGGCTCCTGGGCGACGCCGGCTCCGGCTTCTGGCTGGGCCGCGAGGCGGTCCGCGCGACGCTCGCCGCCATGGACGCCGGCCACCCGCTCGGCCACCTGGCAACCGCCGTCGTGGAGACCCTGATGCCCCGGGCACCACCGGCACCCTGGCGGGCGGCCGGGCGGACCTGGGCGCGCTGTCCGCCCGCGACAAGGTCGATCTGCTGGTACAGCGCGTCACCCGCCGCCCCCCGATCGAGCTGGCCCAGCTCGCCCCGCTGGTCATCGCCGCACAGGCGGCCGGCGACCGCACCGCGACCGCCATCCTGGACGAGGCCGCCCGCCTGCTCACCGAGAGCGTCGCCCGCATCCGCGAGCCCGGCGACGCGAGCCCCATCGTGCTGGCCGGCGGCCTGCTGGTCGGCGACACCCCGCTGGCCCCCGCGGTCGAGCGCGAGCTGGCCGCCCGCTGGCCCGACGCCAAACGCCCCCGCGCCTCCGACGGCGCGGCAGCCGCCGCCTGGCTCGCCGCCCGCCCCTTGCTCTCCCCGCCCGAGGCCGCCGCCCTGCACGCCCGTCTCTTCCCCTAGGCGGTGGACCGTTCGGCGCGGGCCGCCGCGGAGGGTCACGCTCCTTTCCACAGCTGAGCGCCCTTGA
- a CDS encoding MurR/RpiR family transcriptional regulator, whose amino-acid sequence MDTPVAMDGVLLAVRAKLPEFTGALRRVADQVLTDPTGAARATIVELAERSGTSPATVTRFCRALGFEGYAELRLGIAAETGRARAAGWTVDIGREIEPGDPLEKVLQQIMAADTRAMHDTAGLLDLDEVERAADAIAGATRVNIFGASGSALVGEEMQFSLHRIGVAAWAWTDVHNGLASAALLRAGDVALGISHSGQTRETIEMLAEAGSHGATTVALTSFPRSPLAELSDIVLLTATQATTFRPDALSARHPQLVVLDLLYIAVAQRTHDRAHAAFQRTAQAVDGHKAGKEAAR is encoded by the coding sequence ATGGACACCCCGGTGGCTATGGACGGCGTGTTGCTGGCCGTTCGTGCCAAGCTGCCGGAGTTCACCGGCGCGTTGCGCCGCGTTGCCGACCAGGTGCTGACCGACCCCACCGGCGCGGCGCGGGCCACGATCGTCGAGCTGGCCGAGCGGAGTGGCACCTCGCCGGCGACGGTCACCCGGTTCTGCCGGGCGCTCGGCTTCGAGGGCTACGCCGAGCTGCGCCTCGGCATCGCCGCGGAGACCGGGCGGGCCCGCGCCGCCGGCTGGACCGTGGACATCGGGCGGGAGATCGAGCCCGGCGACCCCCTCGAAAAGGTGCTCCAGCAGATCATGGCGGCCGACACGCGGGCGATGCACGACACCGCCGGGCTGCTCGACCTCGACGAGGTGGAGCGGGCCGCGGACGCGATCGCCGGCGCCACGCGGGTCAACATCTTCGGCGCCAGCGGCAGTGCCCTGGTCGGCGAGGAGATGCAGTTCAGCCTGCACCGCATCGGCGTCGCGGCGTGGGCCTGGACCGACGTACACAATGGACTCGCCAGCGCCGCACTCCTGCGCGCCGGCGACGTCGCGCTCGGCATCTCCCACAGTGGACAGACGCGGGAGACCATCGAGATGCTCGCCGAGGCGGGCAGCCACGGCGCCACGACCGTGGCTCTCACCAGCTTCCCGCGCTCGCCGCTGGCCGAGCTCTCCGACATCGTGCTGCTCACCGCCACCCAGGCGACGACGTTCCGCCCGGACGCGCTCTCCGCCCGGCATCCCCAGCTGGTCGTGCTCGACCTGCTCTACATCGCCGTCGCGCAGCGCACCCACGACCGTGCCCACGCCGCCTTCCAGCGGACCGCCCAGGCCGTGGACGGCCACAAAGCCGGCAAGGAGGCGGCCAGATGA
- the ngcE gene encoding N-acetylglucosamine/diacetylchitobiose ABC transporter substrate-binding protein yields MSVTPDSTSDLTRRTLLRRAAAAGLLATPAAGLLSACVGGGEDEPTDQAEGEKSAANPLGVDGKAPLEIYIFNGGLGTKYATDVHVPSYKKAFPDAEVKFNQAEEMATVLQPRFTSNQAPDMVNNAGSKLMDQGALVQAGQVQDLTDLYNAPSLDIPGKTVKDTLVPGTIEQGSFNGKPYVLNYAFTVFGLWYSDKLMQANGWTAPKTWDEFTAVLDKAKAAGKVGYAYAGANAAYYQYLVILTTAAKIGGADVLKNIDNLEDGAWTAEPVKQAAQLWGEIGAKYMDKAHLGLRHTEVQLQQNQDRVLFYPSGSWLENEQAKDTPAGFNYAVIPVPSASSSDKLPQSAIYAAAGEMYFVASKGKNPRGGMEYLRHMLSKEGAKGFTQLTKVLTVVQGATEGLTISPGLTSSEAMLKAAGSDYFAYRWDTWYKKMDDECRAATNELMFNGGDANKFVTRMQKVADDVKKDPSIEKFKR; encoded by the coding sequence ATGTCCGTAACCCCCGACAGCACGTCGGATCTCACCCGTCGCACGCTGCTGCGCCGGGCTGCGGCCGCCGGTCTGCTCGCGACACCGGCCGCCGGTCTGCTCAGCGCCTGCGTCGGCGGCGGCGAAGACGAGCCGACCGACCAGGCTGAGGGCGAGAAGAGCGCCGCCAACCCGCTCGGCGTGGACGGCAAGGCCCCGCTCGAGATCTACATCTTCAACGGCGGTCTCGGCACCAAGTACGCCACCGACGTGCACGTGCCGTCGTACAAGAAGGCTTTCCCCGACGCCGAGGTGAAGTTCAACCAGGCCGAGGAGATGGCGACCGTGCTCCAGCCGCGGTTCACCAGCAACCAGGCGCCGGACATGGTCAACAACGCCGGTTCGAAGCTGATGGACCAGGGCGCGCTGGTGCAGGCCGGGCAGGTGCAGGACCTGACCGACCTGTACAACGCCCCGTCGCTGGACATCCCCGGCAAGACCGTCAAGGACACGCTGGTGCCGGGCACGATCGAGCAGGGCTCGTTCAACGGCAAGCCCTACGTGCTCAACTACGCCTTCACCGTCTTCGGCCTCTGGTACTCGGACAAGCTCATGCAGGCCAACGGCTGGACCGCGCCGAAGACCTGGGACGAGTTCACCGCGGTGCTGGACAAGGCGAAGGCGGCCGGCAAGGTCGGCTACGCGTACGCCGGCGCGAACGCGGCCTACTACCAGTACCTGGTGATCCTCACGACCGCCGCCAAGATCGGTGGCGCCGACGTCCTCAAGAACATCGACAACCTCGAGGACGGCGCGTGGACCGCCGAGCCGGTCAAGCAGGCCGCGCAGCTGTGGGGCGAGATCGGCGCCAAGTACATGGACAAGGCGCACCTCGGCCTGCGCCACACCGAGGTCCAGCTCCAGCAGAACCAGGACCGCGTGCTCTTCTACCCCTCCGGCTCCTGGCTGGAGAACGAGCAGGCCAAGGACACCCCGGCCGGCTTCAACTACGCCGTGATCCCGGTGCCGAGCGCCTCCTCGTCGGACAAGCTGCCGCAGAGCGCCATCTACGCGGCGGCCGGCGAGATGTACTTCGTCGCGTCCAAGGGCAAGAACCCGCGCGGCGGCATGGAGTACCTGCGCCACATGCTCTCCAAGGAGGGCGCGAAGGGCTTCACCCAGCTGACCAAGGTGCTCACGGTCGTGCAGGGCGCCACCGAGGGCCTCACCATCTCGCCCGGCCTCACCAGCAGCGAGGCGATGCTGAAGGCGGCGGGCAGCGACTACTTCGCGTACCGCTGGGACACCTGGTACAAGAAGATGGACGACGAGTGCCGCGCGGCCACCAACGAGCTGATGTTCAACGGTGGTGACGCGAACAAGTTCGTGACCCGCATGCAGAAGGTCGCGGACGACGTGAAGAAGGACCCCTCCATCGAGAAGTTCAAGCGGTAA
- a CDS encoding carbohydrate ABC transporter permease, with translation MRHGKYPFIVGFLIAPVTIYVTFVIAPYLQAFYLAMTNWRGVSANAKFIGLDNFERLLQDDVFWKAVRHHGILLLVLPLAAIAIALVFAFLLNVGGGSKGGAMRGVWGSKFYRIVFFFPRSSPSSSSV, from the coding sequence ATGCGGCATGGCAAGTACCCGTTCATCGTCGGCTTCCTGATCGCGCCGGTCACGATCTACGTGACGTTCGTCATCGCCCCGTACCTGCAAGCGTTCTACCTGGCGATGACGAACTGGCGTGGCGTCTCGGCGAACGCGAAGTTCATCGGGCTGGACAACTTCGAACGGTTGCTTCAGGACGACGTCTTCTGGAAGGCCGTACGGCATCACGGCATCTTGCTGCTTGTCCTGCCGCTGGCGGCCATCGCGATCGCCCTCGTCTTCGCGTTCCTGCTGAACGTGGGTGGAGGGTCCAAGGGCGGCGCCATGAGAGGAGTCTGGGGGTCGAAGTTCTACCGCATCGTGTTCTTCTTCCCCAGGTCCTCGCCGTCGTCATCATCGGTGTGA
- a CDS encoding carbohydrate ABC transporter permease — translation MIFQRVYAPDETGLVNGMLGLVGIDPIPIMADKNIALFAIIAVLVWQAVGFYVVLFSAGMASVPKDIYEAAVLDGAGRGNMFFKVTLPLLWDTLQVAWVYLGIAAFDAFAIVQVLSIEQGGPDGATTVLGMEIYRNAFSYSQFGYASAMGVALFFLTITFAALTLRVSRRETIEL, via the coding sequence GTGATCTTCCAGCGGGTGTACGCGCCGGACGAGACCGGCCTCGTCAACGGGATGCTCGGCCTCGTCGGGATCGACCCGATCCCCATCATGGCGGACAAGAACATCGCGCTCTTCGCCATCATCGCGGTGCTCGTGTGGCAGGCGGTCGGCTTCTACGTGGTGCTCTTTTCCGCCGGCATGGCGTCGGTGCCGAAGGACATCTACGAGGCCGCGGTGCTCGACGGCGCCGGGCGGGGCAACATGTTCTTCAAGGTCACGCTGCCCTTGCTGTGGGACACGCTCCAGGTCGCCTGGGTGTACCTGGGCATCGCGGCGTTCGACGCGTTCGCCATCGTGCAGGTGCTCTCGATCGAGCAGGGCGGGCCGGACGGCGCCACGACGGTGCTCGGCATGGAGATCTACCGCAACGCCTTCTCGTACTCGCAGTTCGGCTACGCCTCCGCCATGGGCGTGGCGCTCTTCTTCCTGACCATCACGTTCGCCGCGCTGACCCTGCGGGTGAGCCGGCGCGAGACGATCGAGCTCTAG
- a CDS encoding carbohydrate ABC transporter permease, whose protein sequence is MARIDTPAPARPDSVPPRRRSSPAADNRREISVLSGFAHVGLAIWAIIIIAPLLWMFLASFKSNTEMYLGNPFSLPSKINLDSYVRAWNEAHVGRYFINSVFVVTLSTAGTMLFGAMAAYVLARYKFIGNRVIYYLFVSGLAFPVFLALVPLFLIVNNMGLLNTFTGLILVYIAYSLPFTVFFLAAFFKTLPNSVAEAAVMDGASHTRLFFQVMMPMARPALVSITIFNIIGQWNQYLLPVALMQGEGAEEKWVLTQGIANISVQAGYEADWAAMFAAVTLSILPMIIMYAIFQRQIQAGLTAGAVK, encoded by the coding sequence GTGGCACGAATCGACACCCCGGCGCCCGCGCGGCCGGACTCCGTCCCGCCCCGCCGGCGCAGCAGCCCGGCGGCGGACAACCGTCGCGAGATCAGCGTGCTCAGCGGCTTCGCGCACGTGGGGCTGGCGATCTGGGCGATCATCATCATCGCCCCGCTGCTCTGGATGTTCCTCGCCTCGTTCAAGAGCAACACCGAGATGTACCTGGGCAACCCGTTCAGCCTGCCGTCGAAGATCAACCTCGACAGCTACGTGCGGGCGTGGAACGAGGCGCACGTCGGCCGGTACTTCATCAACAGCGTCTTCGTGGTCACGCTGAGCACGGCGGGCACGATGCTCTTCGGCGCGATGGCGGCGTATGTGTTGGCGCGCTACAAGTTCATCGGCAACCGGGTCATCTACTACCTGTTCGTCTCCGGCCTGGCGTTTCCGGTGTTCCTGGCGCTGGTCCCGCTTTTCCTCATCGTCAACAACATGGGGCTGCTCAACACGTTCACCGGCCTGATCCTGGTCTACATCGCGTACTCGCTGCCGTTCACCGTGTTCTTCCTGGCCGCGTTCTTCAAGACGCTGCCGAACTCGGTGGCCGAGGCGGCCGTGATGGACGGGGCGTCGCACACGCGGCTGTTCTTCCAGGTGATGATGCCGATGGCGCGGCCGGCCCTGGTGAGCATCACGATCTTCAACATCATCGGGCAGTGGAACCAGTACCTGCTGCCGGTGGCGCTCATGCAGGGCGAGGGTGCGGAGGAGAAGTGGGTGCTCACCCAGGGCATCGCGAACATCTCGGTGCAGGCCGGCTACGAGGCCGACTGGGCCGCGATGTTCGCAGCGGTCACCCTCTCCATCCTCCCCATGATCATCATGTACGCCATCTTCCAGCGCCAGATCCAGGCCGGCCTGACGGCAGGCGCCGTGAAGTAA